One Pyrenophora tritici-repentis strain M4 chromosome 5, whole genome shotgun sequence DNA window includes the following coding sequences:
- a CDS encoding Na+-H+ exchanger family protein produces the protein MMDDVVGLVMVQVISNLGGESFNWVVIGRPILVSIAFAIFVPVLCLLALKPTTLLLNRYREAHPMAWFDNFLCKAQTAFVLHTALLVGLVAGATYAGTSNLFAAYIAGATISWWDSELPHPNIDRTISSGPVVHRKKKTPPAGTSEISSNKPSGSGDMQNRRATSSTETTVEASDASRTSNEDQDTSGRAIYQRYYHHAVAKILQPLFFASVGFSIPITRMFRGAIVWKGIVYTMLMVLAKLVCGLWLVRFSIGSGNGKLNRVMKSLKLPSIPHFWGHSSPGPAQTRPGNSTEMSSSNTSNHETRSCPNPPKPFSLHPPLILALAMCARGEIGFLISGVAESNGIFLSANDASPDSSDIFLVVTWAIVLCTIIGPLGVGLSVRRVKTLQKRRDIQQEGTGKDVLGVWGVE, from the coding sequence ATGATGGACGACGTCGTGGGACTGGTCATGGTCCAGGTAATCTCCAACCTTGGAGGCGAAAGTTTCAATTGGGTTGTCATTGGACGACCAATTCTTGTCTCTATTGCATTTGCTATTTTTGTACCTGTGTTATGTCTCCTCGCTCTAAAGCCGACTACATTACTTCTTAATCGCTATCGAGAAGCTCATCCTATGGCTTGGTTCGATAACTTTTTGTGTAAAGCTCAAACAGCTTTCGTACTCCACACTGCACTCTTAGTTGGCCTAGTCGCCGGTGCGACATACGCTGGGACGTCGAATCTCTTCGCTGCCTACATCGCTGGAGCTACCATTAGTTGGTGGGATTCCGAACTGCCCCATCCCAACATTGACAGGACCATCTCCAGTGGGCCAGTCGTACATCGCAAGAAGAAAACCCCGCCTGCTGGAACTTCCGAGATTTCGTCAAATAAACCGTCTGGCTCCGGCGACATGCAAAACAGGCGTGCTACATCTAGCACTGAAACTACAGTAGAAGCCAGCGATGCTTCGAGGACATCCAATGAGGACCAAGACACGTCTGGACGCGCCATCTACCAACGATACTATCACCACGCTGTCGCAAAGATCTTACAACCGCTGTTCTTTGCATCTGTTGGCTTCTCTATCCCGATTACCCGCATGTTCAGAGGAGCTATTGTATGGAAAGGCATAGTATACACTATGCTAATGGTCCTTGCAAAACTTGTTTGCGGGCTCTGGCTCGTCAGATTTTCAATCGGCTCCGGCAACGGTAAGCTCAACCGTGTGATGAAGAGTTTGAAGCTGCCTTCTATTCCACATTTTTGGGGCCATAGCAGTCCGGGACCAGCTCAAACACGCCCGGGCAACTCGACAGAGATGTCCTCTTCGAATACGTCGAATCACGAAACGCGTAGTTGTCCTAACCCGCCAAAACCTTTTTCTCTTCACCCTCCGCTTATTCTTGCACTTGCGATGTGCGCTCGAGGAGAGATAGGTTTTCTAATTTCTGGTGTGGCCGAGTCTAACGGAATATTTCTTTCGGCAAATGACGCTTCACCAGACTCATCGGATATTTTCCTGGTGGTAACATGGGCCATTGTTCTATGTACTATTATCGGTCCACTAGGCGTTGGTCTATCGGTCCGAAGGGTAAAAACTCTTCAGAAGAGGAGGGATATACAGCAAGAAGGCACTGGAAAAGATGTACTTGGCGTTTGGGGTGTAGAGTAA